From Amyelois transitella isolate CPQ chromosome 2, ilAmyTran1.1, whole genome shotgun sequence:
GTCTTAGACGACATATCCACTCCTAGTCAATGTAGTGTAGTAGAAGGAACAACTACTTCTACTTCTAATACATCATCCAATCAAATTGCTAAGAGTGTTAGAAAAACGCCCACTTGTTCATACTGCAAGAAAGTCGGTAATAGGAATCAAGTAAGAACCGGTAATATTTTTGTCCAAAGCGCAGgtcagaaaatatttgagatttAATTCTGACTTTTGAAACCTGTAATAggttaattcttttttttgtaatgtgtcgtattaatgacttttaattcattaattttcattcttttgacgtaaatttaatctgtttttgtataatgtcCTACGAGTAgtatattcttaataaatgTGTGTTACAATGTACGCGAAATATAACCTAATTTCGGTCAACTCGACCCATTTCTTAAACTTAACATAACAAccaattagttttaagtttttatttttttattcgatagTGTTGCCATAATAAAAACTAGTCGATTTTATACTTAACATATTGttctattgtaataaataagaatctaTGTAACTGACAACTAGATCTCTAGCTAttacagtttaaaattttattgtattcaacTGGGCCCTTTtactaaacttattataaagttagttttaagcttctatttttttattcgataatGTTTCCATAACATTAActaattgattttatactaaacatattgctctataataataaataataatctatgTAACTGACAAGTAGATCTTTAGATAATACAGCTTAAACTTTCAATGCCTGTTTCCCAACAATGTGATTTTTGTAAGTGTgaactttgaaaattttttattccaataacatttattatgattaatttttttttattccatatgATCAACCAACTATTTAACTATCCAAATTAGGCCTTAACTCAATACCACCCAAGTGGTACCTTTATGCTTGGACTgccacatatatgtatttattttgtttgacagttctctgtcagaccatTGGGTCTTGTCTTGTCCAATGATGAGCATtgtctaccagtcaaccatgcTTCTAGCATTGAGACCGCCAATTGTTACAcaattagtttaaatatttaaatagataaataaagagaaaaaaattgttaaatccGAGGGACAGCTGAAAAATGAAGTGgtcataaaataatgaaaatgccCAGAGACCAACTTCTGGCAACAGCCTAAGGGCAAGAACACTGGGGCAACACTGTCCGTTAGTGAAATGATTTGACAAATTTGACAATGATAGcttacctatataattttatttaattcagtcATTCTTAATTTTGTCTCGTTCGTTCATTTTATCAAATGTCAGTCAGCAGActaagtttttataaataaaaaactattccacAAATTGTACACTACAgcaaagtttaataaaaaaaacgaaacatTAGTAATATCGAGCAGGTGCTGCAACAaaagttacttttttaatatgagtAATGTGGAAGTAAAACAAACGTCAGAAATAAATGAACACAATGGTAGCGTTAAACAAGATTCGGCCCGAGTTGGCTGGGTGAAATTTGATGACGAATCTGGACAAGCAAATACTCTAGGCGATAGCCATGTAGGAGTGTCTGCTACTGCCATCGAATCTCCTTCCGAAAATATCTCTTCTCAAGCACCTGCTATTTTGAATACTGAATCAGTACATGTAAACCTTGAACGTGGAGATCGAAGTACAGAGCCTGTAACACTTAACACATTGTCAAAGAATGTTGAGTTTATCAATGTACGTCAAGGattttgtaagtacctatatttctttatcaatgttcaaacaaaattactgCTCATTAGTATCCATTATCCAATTCATACATGCAAACATAAAACTACGCCTCTATCCcgaaagggtaggcagagactacatttttcacTTGACTCtgaatatttagtttattttaaattatcacactttatttatcttgtaGGTAATGGGGACACAATAGTGACCCTTTTACCAGTGAACAGTCGGTGGCCCTGGGTGACACCAGCGCGCTTTCGTCCAGAACTTGTGCCAGAAGAACTAATGGCACAGGGACTCACGGTAAAACCATGTTTCATTATGAAGTTAATGTATTTGTATAAGTTTAACTTtgtaaaaactaaaagaaGTTAATGAAAAACAGGGttagtaagtacttttaattttatgtatagaaTACATGTATCTTTATCCAGTACAGGgtgagagagccaacagttgaacagactgaaaggccaactttttggctttatgatgattGAAACATTTGTTCCCTTATTACTGTAGGTACTAAACAATACATTCAGAGCTGGTTCTCATTGATTCTTCTCTTGTCATTCCAGCTCACTGTGGAAGAGTATGTTCATGCTATGGAACTGCTTGTTAATGATGGAAGGTTCACAATGTACAACATATGCTATAAGCGTGTTCTAGTCTGCTGGGTTAGCGTGGCATTTATAGTGCTGCTGGCTCTGTTGTTTTCAGGTCTCACTGGCCTTATTTTGTTCTCGCTTGGTGTTCTTTGGTTGATTCTTAATGCAGCTgccatatttttatgtatgtggatAAAGTTGAAACTCTCAAAAGGCATGGAAAAATGCATGGCTAATGTCAACAAATTGCTGAATAAGCACAAATTAATACTTGCACTGGATGATCGAGGAAAGATATCATGTCACAAAGTAaacttgtgttttatttattttgattcggGACCATGTATTGCTCATATCCAACAATTCATTGAAAGCGAAGAAGGAAAGTCCATAATGCAGGGTTGGGAACAGAGACTGGATGTCACTGTCAATGATATTGTTATACAAGGAAGTCAGTCTACAAGATTATCTCGAAAAcagg
This genomic window contains:
- the LOC106143124 gene encoding transmembrane protein 268 isoform X2, whose translation is MSNVEVKQTSEINEHNGSVKQDSARVGWVKFDDESGQANTLGDSHVGVSATAIESPSENISSQAPAILNTESVHVNLERGDRSTEPVTLNTLSKNVEFINVRQGFCNGDTIVTLLPVNSRWPWVTPARFRPELVPEELMAQGLTLTVEEYVHAMELLVNDGRFTMYNICYKRVLVCWVSVAFIVLLALLFSGLTGLILFSLGVLWLILNAAAIFLCMWIKLKLSKGMEKCMANVNKLLNKHKLILALDDRGKISCHKVNLCFIYFDSGPCIAHIQQFIESEEGKSIMQGWEQRLDVTVNDIVIQGSQSTRLSRKQERAALLYLRYVARWGAYAIKNRLNLSNTVPGRHGEKYVCPCQFIEEHLQTKPPAGIAKFFSLPNQNVQLY
- the LOC106143124 gene encoding uncharacterized protein LOC106143124 isoform X1, translating into MSNVEVKQTSEINEHNGSVKQDSARVGWVKFDDESGQANTLGDSHVGVSATAIESPSENISSQAPAILNTESVHVNLERGDRSTEPVTLNTLSKNVEFINVRQGFCNGDTIVTLLPVNSRWPWVTPARFRPELVPEELMAQGLTLTVEEYVHAMELLVNDGRFTMYNICYKRVLVCWVSVAFIVLLALLFSGLTGLILFSLGVLWLILNAAAIFLCMWIKLKLSKGMEKCMANVNKLLNKHKLILALDDRGKISCHKVNLCFIYFDSGPCIAHIQQFIESEEGKSIMQGWEQRLDVTVNDIVIQGSQSTRLSRKQGMADQVYLRYLQRWGKDFLRRRLDWTLEEEGGNPTAPRHLTNALCPCQYVEEILRNKEPRDTRACCPCCNDWLRRRGLD